The segment gaagcgacctatctctgattctagcagacgatctctccaatgtttaacacaaaatcagcaaactctcctgtcacatagaacgtccattgtatagtgcaatgttgaaatgaagttactggtctgaaacatttagtcgtttcttctgagacaatccttgttctcttatcatctgcagatttaccgcagtcttcaccacgcgaattcccaacagaagtcagactttcgaacatacaatatacgtaggcaagcatgatacgtcatgacgtcatatgattcctagcatattgacgtaatgctaaacatccggttatctcgagttttctccgtaatacatgtccgtgggtttttcaatgttcggttatttccgtggcttcatgcggaaagggaaccatCGTCTGCACTCAACGaaatggaccattctggtacttgttgctgacaaaaacatgattttaacacagaatttaatgtcagaatagctatataatcgctattgtgttttcatcgtagcaatagggtccgatatttagactcgaacaagtataatgcgactcgtcttcgactcgtcggcattatacttgtctcgtctaaatatcgggccctattgctacgctgaaaacacaatagctggtaatgtttttggaatcaggaaccgacaaggaataagatgaaagtgtttttaaattgattccgaaaatttaattttgataataatttttatatatttaattttcagagcttgtttttaattcaaatataacatatttatatgtttttggaatcagaaaatgatggagaataagatgaacgtaaatttggatcgttttataaaaaattttttttttttacaattttcagatttttaatgaccaaagtcattaattaatttttaagccaccaagctgaaatgcaataccgaagtccgggcttcgttgaagattacttgagcaaaatttcaaccaatttggttgaaaaatgagggcgtgacagtgccgcctcaactttcacgaaaagccggatatgacgtcatcatatacatttatcaaaaaaatgaaaaaaacgtatggggatatcatacccaggaactctcatgtcaaatttcataaagatcggtccagtagtttggtctgaatcgctctacacacacgcacgcacgcacacacacacatacaccacgaccctcgtttcgattccccctctatgttaaaacatttagtcaaaacttgactaaatgtaaaaagaacaacacCAAAAAACGGTTATCACCGAGACTACATTTAAATAATCTGGACTTACCATACCCGCAGACTGAGACCGAGAAGCATTGAAAAAtgtcgtaaaaaggaggggtctttattgggaATATGAGGGTAGAGTTTCATCACAGGTCAGGCAAATTCTTTCTCAGCTTTCGCAATTGCACCTGTGTTGCTTCTCTCTAGGCAAGTGAAGTGTTGTAAATGTTTATTTAGGATAATTTTGATATTCATTTCACAAAAGACGGTTATAGGCAATCAACTGAAAGGCGATTAGCATAGAATTGACTAAAAGTAGCATAAAATAGATCCCATGAAGTTTGTATTGGGTAATAAGTTGGACAGACCTATTCCCGAACTGATAAGAAAATGGgctttgtgtgcattttttttttggggggggagggggcaaacAGTTTAGAtcagaagtcttaaaatggattaAATGGTAACCCTTGTTGTCAGtttggttgtgttttttttaaggcTTTCTACTGTGTCCAAACACctcagtgtgcatgtgtgtgtttgagcaaAAGAGAATTTTTTCTCTGCTTCTTTAAACCGCTGAACATTGTTGTTTCCACAGCAATGATTTGAACACCCGATCAACCATGAACCTACCACACCTTGGAGAGTGAGCTGCTATGATCCCCCAACAGCTTGATCAGTGAACAGTCAGCACCTTGATCAGTGAACAGTCAGCACCTTGAGCTGTCAGGAACCATGGCTTCTCCCAATAGCATGGAGGAAGGAGACTCAGCTCTTCTCTCAGATGTCAAGATAGTCTGGTAGAGATTGATGTCGCAGAAGAGTGTTATTTGGCACATCACTGAAAGTGAAACAATTGTCCATATGGTAAGGAGTCTATATGGTAAGGCGAATGAAAAACACctaatggggagggaggggatgTTTCGGGGGAGTGGTGGTGGTCAAATCGACAAGAGGCATTGTTGACGTTATTGGTGACAGCCAGCCTTGATAGCTCTTCACACCTTTTGGAGGGTGTAGTAGACAAACAAGTcgagtaaggcgaaaatacaacatttagtcaagtagctgtcgaactcacagaatgaaactgaacgcaatgcaacgcagcaagaccgtatactcgtagcatcgtcagtccaccgttgacggcaaaggcagtgaaattgacaagaagagcggggtagtagttgcgctgagaaggatagcacgctgttctgtacctctcttcgttttaactttctgagagtgtttttaatccaaacatatcatatctatgtttttggaatcaggaaccgacaaggaataagatgaaagtgttttttaattgatttcgacaatttaattttgataataatttttatatatttgattttcagagcttgtttgtaatccaaatataacatatttatatgtttttggaatcagcaaatgatggagaataagatgaacgtaaatttggatcgttttataaaaatttgttttttttacaattgtcagatttttaatgaccaaagtcattaattaatttttaagccaccaagctgaaatgcaataccgaagtccgggcttcgtcgaagattacttgatcaaaatttcaaccaatttggttgaaaaatgagggcgtgacagtgccgcctcaactttcacgaaaagccggatatgacgtcatcaaatacatttatcaaaaaaatgaaaaaaacgtctgaggatatcatacccaggaactctcatgtcaaatttcataaagatcggtccagtagtttagtctgaatcgctccacacacacacagacagacagacacacacacacgcacgcacatacaccacgaccctcgtctcgattcccccctctacgttaaaacatttagtcaaaacttgactaaatgtaaaaagtctgGCTGACCAATATATTGTGGTTGCCAGCTGGGGTGGTGTGTTGGGGACTTGACACAGTTTAGACTATTGAGTGTTGCGTTTGAAATTTAATTGTCTACTTCTGCTTTCAGTTATGTTGAATCAGCAAGCAGAATGCCATTGCCCAAAACAGGAACCAGGAGAAACATTTGATACAGTGCAGGCATTGGATGGACAAGGTGCAGTTAGCACTCGCAgcgatacctggctgaaacaagagaccAGTACAGTGGTACTATACATCTATTCATATCTTTGTCGAATATAAGCCATGTAGGTTTTAACAGAGAGGGAATCTAAGAACAGGGAAAGTCTCAGAAAAGTGGGTCTTTATGATGAGAGGAGTTTTTAAAATGCAGAGATTTAGGCGACCTGGAAATCTTATTGGTAAATTGTtccaaaaaaacaaatcaaatgttTTAATAAGGTTTCTAATGCCTCATATCTCCCCAGGTTGGAGAACTTGGGCAGCTctgttaaccttcaccggatcacgcgttggactacacagtccggatgatgtgggtcgtgtacgacccatacttcccaaagaaggattcaacgtaaaagtatgggtcgcacacgacccacgccatccgaatagggataaacattttgctgcctctttgcagagtatgggtcgtgtacgacccacgccatccgaataaggataaacaacgtaaaattccttacgtaattccatatgggtcgtccacgacccacatcatccggactttttagttcgtttatttgtttgtttacaaagatattctttcaaaagttgggcaatgagaaggtcgtatggtgattagagattacatgaagtctcaattaaaaactccaaatagtttcagagataaagacgattttgtgaggctctgggtcgtccacgacccacgaagcacggtgaaggttaaaaaTTCCATACAACAAACCTGGCTGGGAATCCATATGaattcgccgtattttgtataCACTTacgattgtctagaatacgatcactACGGTCAGTGGAGAAAAAATCTGACGAGAAAAATTCGAAgactttgttttttgacaagggcactgaaGCTGATCCAGTagtttgacacatgattacagtttttgtcagtaaagaTGGAAAGAAGCATTTCTTTAGAATGTATTGGTAGACATTAATATtgcgacggacgcgtgtgaagcagctttgaatcatggatgttgaAATGCTGTTTTGAGTACGctaatttttctgaaaatacacctagcttgtttgagaatactccaagtgcaaaacaggggttcccaggacTGATGTAAGGTTCAGCGATTTAAAATTGAATATCAATTGTGTACACAAGTAGATAACTGCATGAAACTGAAGTCTTATAAATATAAGAGCAGTTACTATATGAACCTACATGCAATCTACATTTATTTCAGTCACTTTGAATTTTACTGAGTGATGCCTGCTTCTAATTTTAGGTATGTTTTAATCTGCAAAAGGAAACAGGAAAAAAATATATGCCATTCACGGATCATAATCAGCTCTTTCGTATCACTtgcttttgctttcattttcCAGTGCCAGTCAGAGAGGTTGTGGCCACAGACACAGCTACCATGTCTACAGTCCAGACATTGGAAGGACAAGCTGCAGAcagcactcacagtgatacctggctgaaacaagagaaacTGAAACATACAAGTATTGAGTGTAATGCTGGGCTCAAAGAGTCCGGTAATCTGAAGCCAATGTGCCCGACAGAGAAAATACTTGCCTGTACAGAGAGTGGTGCTGAGCCTACAAAGTCTGGATATTTCAAGCAACACATTTTAACAAATACGGGAGAGAGAAAATATGCTTGTACAGAATGTAATGCTAGGTTCGCAAAATCAAGTGCTTTGAAGCGGCACATATTAACACACACAGGAGTGAAAAACCATGCATGCACAGAGTGTGATAGTAGGTTCACACGGTCCAGTACTTTGAAGCAACATATGTTAACACATAGGGGAGGtaaaaagcatgcatgtactgagtgtgatgctaggttcacacagTCTGGGCATTTGAGGCAacatatgttaacacatacaggagtgaaaaatCATGCGTGTACcaagtgtgatgctaggtttaaCAAATCTGGGCATTTGAAGCTacatatgttaacacatacaggagtcAAAAAGTATGAGTGTACTGAGTGTAAAGCTAAGTTCACACAGTCGAGTGCTTTGAATCgtcacatactcacacatacaggagtgaaaaagtataaaTGTTCAGAGTGTGAAGCAAGATTCATACATATTGGatatttgaagcaacacattcTAACACATactggagagaaaaaatatGCTTGTACAGAGTGTGGTGCCAGGTTCAAACGGTCTAGTCATGTGAAGGAACACATGGTTACACATTCAGGAGTGAAAAACCATGCTTGTATAgaatgtgatgctaggttcacacgGTCTAGttctttgaagcaacacatggtAACACACACAGGAGTGAAAAAATATGcgtgtacagagtgtgatgaaaGGTTCACACAGTCTGGGAATTTGAAGCaacatatgttaacacattCCGGAGTGAAAAATTATGTGTGTACTGAGTGTGATACTAGGTTCACACTGTATTCtactttgaagcgacacatgttaacacatacaggagaaaaaaagtatgcatgtattACGTGTGATGCTAGATTTGCACAGTCTAgttatttgaagcaacacatgttaacacattcAGGAGTGAAAAAGTATGCGTGTGCAGAGTGTAATGCTAGGTTCACAGAATCTAGTAATTTGACGCGACACTTtctaacacatacaggagtgaaaaacTATGCATGTAGAGAGTGTGATGCTAAGTTCACTCTGTCTCTAAGTTTGAAGAAACATATGTTAACACACACAGGAGTGAAAGAGCATGCGTGCACTGAGTGTGATGCAAGGTTTGCACTGTCTTGTAacttgaagcgacacatgttaacacatacaggtgtGAAGaagtatgcatgtacagagtgtaatgCAAGGTTCGCAGACTCAAGTGGTCAAAAGCGGCACATGCTAACACATACGGGagagaaaaagtatgcatgtacagaaTGTGATTCCAGGTTCGCACTGTCTGACAATTTGAAGAAGCACATGCTATCACATACTGGagtgaaaaagcatgcatgtacagaatGTGATTCAAGGTTCACACTGTCTGGGCATTTGAAGCAacatatgttaacacatacaggagtgaaaaagtatGCGTGTACCGAGTGTGGTGCAAGGTTCAAACAGTCTGGGCATTTAAAGACACATATGTCAACCCACACAAAAGTGAAAAAGTATGCGTGTAccgagtgtgatgctaggttcacactGTCACGagatttgaagcgacacattcTGACACATactggagagaaaaaatatGCTTGTACAGAGTGTGGTGCCAGGTTCAAACGGTCTAGTCATTTGAAGGAACACATGTTTACACATTCAGGAGTGAAAAACCATGCATGTACAGAATGTAATGCTAGGTTCACACGGTCTAGTtttttgaagcaacacatgttaacacacacaGGAGTAAAACAACATGCGTGTACAGAGTGTGGTGCAAGCTTCAAACAGTCTGGGCATTTAAAGAAACATATGTTAACCCATACAGAAGTAAAAAAGTATGCGTGTACCGAGTgagatgctaggttcacacTGTCTACtaatttgaagcgacacatgttaacaAATGCAGGAGTGAATAAGTATGCAAGTACAATGTGATGCAAGGTCATGCTcaacaaaaaaaaggaaagtgtgtgacCCAGGTCCACCATGGCTCAGGGGTAACATAAACCatgaaatctggtgtgtggtttacgtaagctaaatagccatttaAACGAACTGtatcatttaatgctgttaaattcctagtgcaagtgtgttccataaggttagaactgctttttttgtGAGAAATTTAAAGCGTTCAGTAAACCACATGAGACAGACTAGGGCTTTAACTCGCCAGCGGTgggagtaacttcaagaaagtcacgaGCCCACCAGAACTTTCGCTTGTCCAGTACATATCATAGTTACTGCATATGCAGTGTTTATGGCTTTGCAACTccatattacaacaaaaaacgTATTTCATTGAACCAGAATggcgtttttgttttaatatggATTTTCaaagcatttttatttttacttgcCCCTGGCAATTTGGCGTACAATTTTGCAATCCCTAGagatttgaagcgacacatgtcaACATATACAGGAGTGaaaaggtatatatatatatatatatatatatagaatgacgtcaagagcgagaatgcatagaaattacgtcatgagcaagggagatcatcctttactctgtgtgtgtctccaccgcctacattccaacaacaacgtaatttctatgcattctcgctcttgacgtcattctatatttaacttttctttaaaagtacaagcgatcgagtgcacattttggcatttttagcagcgctctcattataaatttatatatatatatatgcatattgagattgcagggatggccaaatcatcCGCCCGGTCACTAGGGGCAAGTTAAAAATCTGCCAGGCAAGTAGAAAATGTCTGGCAGCTTGCTCAGCTGAACTCCTACACACTCTTATGTCCACTTGTACATGATATTCAAAAGAGAGAGGAGGCGAGATTGGACATTTACTGATGCAAAGCGTCCATAATCCCTTTTGGAGAAATgattttaaacattataagccTTTCGCATGTAAATGTGTCCCTGTCTCCCTGAGCGATaccgcccttcgtggtcggctgggcgttaagcaaacaaacaaacaaacaaaatccctgAGCGATTTTGCTTCAGACCGTTTGTATTATAATGTAAATATCTATATAGAAAAAGTTATTTTCAACAGAAACTGGATGGAAAATTGTATTACGACAGTTGGTCATTTGATGGGAGCAAATGTTTTTTTGATATATATAATTATTTTAAATTACAATATCCAAATGTACATGTAAACTTTCTGTTCTTTGAGGGCGTAATACGCTCCATTAAGAATTACCCCAAAAGATTAGCGTTGGATCCAGATCCTAATGTTTTTCATATTGGCGAAGatgttgtatggaaacaaatTCCAACGGTGTAGTGAAACACATTTATACCCACCTGGTTTTTGTCATGAGGAAGAAACCTTGAAACATTTATTTTGGGATTGTACTACGTAACTAGTGTTCAGATTTTTGGTCTGATTTCATACACTGGTTATGTTTACATTTTGTACATTGCAC is part of the Littorina saxatilis isolate snail1 linkage group LG15, US_GU_Lsax_2.0, whole genome shotgun sequence genome and harbors:
- the LOC138949409 gene encoding zinc finger protein 729-like, whose protein sequence is MSTVQTLEGQAADSTHSDTWLKQEKLKHTSIECNAGLKESGNLKPMCPTEKILACTESGAEPTKSGYFKQHILTNTGERKYACTECNARFAKSSALKRHILTHTGVKNHACTECDSRFTRSSTLKQHMLTHRGGKKHACTECDARFTQSGHLRQHMLTHTGVKNHACTKCDARFNKSGHLKLHMLTHTGVKKYECTECKAKFTQSSALNRHILTHTGVKKYKCSECEARFIHIGYLKQHILTHTGEKKYACTECGARFKRSSHVKEHMVTHSGVKNHACIECDARFTRSSSLKQHMVTHTGVKKYACTECDERFTQSGNLKQHMLTHSGVKNYVCTECDTRFTLYSTLKRHMLTHTGEKKYACITCDARFAQSSYLKQHMLTHSGVKKYACAECNARFTESSNLTRHFLTHTGVKNYACRECDAKFTLSLSLKKHMLTHTGVKEHACTECDARFALSCNLKRHMLTHTGVKKYACTECNARFADSSGQKRHMLTHTGEKKYACTECDSRFALSDNLKKHMLSHTGVKKHACTECDSRFTLSGHLKQHMLTHTGVKKYACTECGARFKQSGHLKTHMSTHTKVKKYACTECDARFTLSRDLKRHILTHTGEKKYACTECGARFKRSSHLKEHMFTHSGVKNHACTECNARFTRSSFLKQHMLTHTGVKQHACTECGASFKQSGHLKKHMLTHTEVKKYACTE